The sequence below is a genomic window from Terriglobales bacterium.
GATGCAGTCTCGCCAGCGGCGTTGCTGTGCTGGCGTCGAGCCTCGATTCTGCGCAAGGCACCGCGCAAGAAATCCACTTCCACCACCTTGCCTGCCAAGGCTTGCTTCAGTCGCTGATTCTCCCGCTGCAGCCGCTGCTCCAGCGTCAATCGTTGCTCTGCTCCCACCTGCCCCAGTTGCCAACGCTCCACATCTCTCCGCCAGCTATACAACTGCCGCTGAGGAATGCCGATCTCGGCCGCTAACTCCTTATGCCCGCAGTAGCTCATGCGCTCCACTGCCGCACGCTTCTCCTCTATCGTCCATCGTCGATATCGCCTCATCTACTCTCCATTCGCTGTAGATAGGGATATTCTCCTCTGTCTCACTTTTGGGGGTCACTCCATTTTCCCTGGTTCGAAATCAAATTTGCGAATTTTGGGCAGATTTTGATGAAATTCCATGCGGATTCGAAAACCTTCCCTGTATTGTTCGCTGTTCCTTGTGTCGAAGCGCTGGACGACGACTAGGTTCCGGCAGCTTCTTCTCCGAACATCGGCACCTGACCGGTATCTCTGGCCTCGCGGCGTTTACGGACTGCTCCGCCGATTACCGCCAGCACGGTTAGCGACGAAAG
It includes:
- a CDS encoding transposase, with the protein product MRRYRRWTIEEKRAAVERMSYCGHKELAAEIGIPQRQLYSWRRDVERWQLGQVGAEQRLTLEQRLQRENQRLKQALAGKVVEVDFLRGALRRIEARRQHSNAAGETAS